A single window of Flavobacterium aestivum DNA harbors:
- a CDS encoding DUF421 domain-containing protein: MNPYLDIIIRSTAVYLFMVIALRVFGKKELSQLNTADVILILLISNSVQNAMVGSNTTLWGGLAAATVLFIINFILKKVLFKYKKLNDFMFQKPQILIHNGNLDFNILSELSITSDELKEAMREHGVEHFSDVKLAMLEVDGNISIISGEKNLRQTHYKRKRAHKNLNRIN; the protein is encoded by the coding sequence ATGAATCCCTACTTAGACATCATCATCCGAAGCACAGCCGTATATTTATTTATGGTTATTGCTTTGCGTGTATTTGGCAAGAAAGAATTATCACAACTTAATACTGCTGATGTCATTTTAATTTTACTGATAAGCAATTCTGTTCAAAATGCCATGGTGGGGAGTAATACAACTCTTTGGGGAGGTTTAGCAGCTGCAACAGTACTTTTTATAATTAATTTTATATTGAAAAAAGTACTGTTCAAATATAAAAAACTCAATGATTTCATGTTCCAAAAGCCTCAAATACTAATTCATAACGGAAACTTAGATTTTAATATTTTAAGTGAATTAAGCATTACATCAGATGAATTAAAAGAAGCCATGCGTGAACACGGTGTTGAACATTTTTCTGATGTAAAACTTGCAATGCTTGAAGTTGATGGAAACATTAGTATCATCTCTGGAGAGAAGAATTTAAGACAAACGCATTACAAACGTAAACGAGCCCATAAAAATTTGAACAGAATAAACTAA
- a CDS encoding DUF47 domain-containing protein: MSLNSIFQFLVPKDKKFFPLFEEASSNLIELASHLHEAVNLPLKEREVLFLKIDELEQKGEDITRQTNLELSRNFITPFDREDIHSLITSIDYVADYLHGAASRMRLYQVDKITKSIRKMTEINLEACQNIAIAVKELKNLSNMKTITNACAKINKLENKSDMVYNKAVFEIFENETDAKNIIKYKEVLSVLESATDKCKSVASVLESITVKHS; this comes from the coding sequence ATGTCATTAAATAGTATTTTTCAATTTCTAGTCCCAAAAGACAAAAAGTTCTTTCCTCTTTTCGAAGAAGCATCTAGTAATTTAATCGAATTAGCTTCACATTTACACGAAGCAGTAAATCTTCCTTTGAAAGAAAGAGAAGTTCTTTTTCTAAAAATTGATGAATTAGAACAAAAAGGAGAAGATATTACACGTCAAACTAATTTGGAGTTGAGTCGTAACTTTATTACTCCATTTGACAGAGAAGATATTCACTCATTAATTACATCAATTGATTATGTTGCTGATTATCTTCATGGTGCGGCTAGTAGAATGCGTTTGTATCAAGTAGACAAAATCACAAAATCAATTCGTAAAATGACAGAAATCAATTTAGAAGCCTGTCAAAATATTGCTATTGCAGTAAAAGAATTGAAAAATTTGAGCAATATGAAAACCATAACCAATGCTTGTGCTAAAATCAATAAGCTGGAAAATAAATCGGATATGGTATATAATAAAGCCGTTTTTGAAATTTTCGAAAACGAAACCGATGCTAAGAATATCATTAAATATAAAGAAGTATTGTCAGTTTTAGAATCTGCGACTGATAAATGTAAGAGTGTAGCTAGTGTTTTAGAGTCTATTACAGTAAAACATTCTTAA
- the rimK gene encoding 30S ribosomal protein S6--L-glutamate ligase, with protein sequence MLQNKVILGSEEWCSFPELGIPTIKARVDSGAKTSALHAINIAPFIKNDANWVKFDINPIQNNIKTVIHCEAPLVGKRIVKSSSGFREHRYVILTNLAIGDSKWPIEMTLTNRDSMGFRMLLGREAMSGRILVDPEQKYLLGQPTSESLAALYVNSEKASSGLRIGLLASNPELYSNKRIMEAGEMRGHEMHFLNIKECYMKLDAKTPEIHYRGGKILNQFDAIIPRIRPSITFYGCALTRQFEALKVFCLNSSTAITQSRDKLFSLQLLLNHGVDIPTTGFANSPLDTDNLIKMVGGSPLIIKLLEGTQGKGVVLAETKKAAESVINAFKSLNANILVQEFIKEANGKDIRCFVIDGKVVAAIQREAMPGEFRANIHLGGTASIIKVTSEEKKIAIKAAKAMDLKVAGVDIIRSAKGPLLLEVNSSPGLEGIEGATNKDIAGEMIKAIEKNFKIK encoded by the coding sequence ATGCTTCAAAATAAAGTTATACTGGGTAGCGAAGAATGGTGCTCATTTCCAGAATTAGGAATACCAACTATCAAAGCTCGTGTTGATTCTGGTGCGAAAACATCAGCTTTGCATGCCATCAACATTGCGCCATTCATAAAAAACGATGCCAATTGGGTAAAATTTGACATCAATCCTATTCAGAATAATATAAAAACTGTTATCCATTGCGAAGCACCCTTGGTAGGCAAACGTATCGTAAAAAGCTCTAGTGGTTTTAGAGAACATCGCTATGTTATCTTAACTAATCTTGCTATAGGTGATTCCAAATGGCCAATCGAAATGACATTGACTAATAGAGATTCAATGGGATTTAGAATGCTTTTGGGACGTGAAGCCATGAGCGGAAGAATTCTTGTTGATCCAGAGCAAAAATACCTTTTAGGACAACCGACTTCAGAAAGTCTTGCTGCATTATATGTAAACTCAGAAAAAGCAAGTTCTGGTTTAAGAATTGGGCTTTTAGCCAGCAATCCTGAGCTTTACAGCAACAAAAGAATCATGGAAGCAGGAGAAATGCGAGGGCACGAAATGCACTTCCTCAACATCAAGGAATGCTACATGAAACTAGATGCAAAAACTCCCGAAATTCACTATCGTGGCGGGAAAATATTAAATCAATTTGATGCCATTATCCCTAGAATCAGACCTAGTATTACCTTTTATGGTTGTGCATTAACAAGGCAGTTTGAAGCGCTAAAAGTTTTCTGTTTAAACTCATCAACCGCCATTACACAATCCAGAGACAAATTATTCTCTTTACAATTATTACTGAATCATGGTGTTGATATTCCAACAACAGGTTTTGCTAATTCACCTTTAGATACTGACAACTTGATAAAAATGGTTGGTGGATCACCCCTAATTATAAAATTATTAGAAGGCACTCAAGGAAAAGGAGTAGTTCTAGCCGAAACAAAAAAAGCTGCAGAGAGTGTTATCAATGCTTTTAAAAGCCTTAATGCTAATATTCTAGTCCAGGAATTCATCAAAGAAGCCAATGGTAAAGATATTCGTTGTTTTGTAATTGATGGTAAAGTGGTTGCTGCAATTCAAAGAGAAGCGATGCCTGGCGAATTTAGAGCCAACATTCATCTAGGCGGAACGGCATCTATAATAAAAGTCACATCAGAAGAAAAAAAAATAGCTATAAAGGCCGCAAAAGCAATGGATTTAAAAGTAGCTGGTGTAGATATAATTCGTTCAGCAAAAGGACCTCTATTGCTCGAGGTTAACTCTTCTCCGGGGCTAGAAGGAATTGAAGGAGCTACCAATAAGGATATTGCTGGAGAAATGATCAAAGCTATCGAGAAGAACTTTAAGATAAAATAA
- the thrA gene encoding bifunctional aspartate kinase/homoserine dehydrogenase I codes for MKILKFGGTSVANAENIKLVLDIIINKSQDEKLVVAVSAFSKVTDLLQLAASKAASNDESFKDIVAEIEKKHLEALKQLIPVSEQSGLLSHIKRIINHLETLLDGCFLLGELSPRTSDIILSFGELLSSYIIAEALKQKLKNSIYKDSRELIKTNNHFGKAAVNFEITNQLIADFFASNTAQVVIIPGFIASTLDGINTTLGRGGSDYTAAIIAGALNAEQLEIWTDVNGMYTANPKIVKQAQPIATISYQEAMELSHFGAKVLYPPTIQPVLKKNIPIYIKNTFEPTAEGTLISNNITPHTSLVKGISHIDCITLITLEGSGMIGVAGSSKRLFEVLSNENINVIFITQASSEHSICIGILNSDAETAETAINSAFQLEISQNKIDPCIVEQNLCIIALVGENMKNHQGLSGRMFSTLGKNNVNIRAIAQGASERNISVVINERDVKKALNTLHENFFEENTKQLNLFVMGVGNVGEKFIEQIQQQKKFLRDNLKINLRVIALSNSRKMHFDEDGISLKEWQSLLANGEAADKEQFIANIKSLNLRNSIFVDITANEEVSKTYEHYLKQNVAVVTCNKIACSSAYDNYKNLKNLSRKYNAPFLFETNVGAGLPIIDTVKNLIASGDKVHKIQAVLSGSLNFIFNNFNENNTFHNVVKEAGIQGFTEPDPKIDLSGIDVARKILILIRESGYKMEIDAIENESFIPAECLATTTNEAFFESLQKNAAHFEDIHKEALAKDSRLKYVAQFENGKASVGLQFIPKDHPFYNLEGKDNIVLFYTDRYVDQPLLIKGAGAGAAVTASGIFADVIRIGNV; via the coding sequence ATGAAAATATTAAAATTTGGTGGAACTTCTGTTGCCAATGCCGAAAACATAAAATTAGTATTAGATATAATAATCAATAAATCGCAAGACGAAAAGCTTGTTGTTGCGGTTTCTGCTTTTAGCAAAGTAACTGATCTATTGCAATTAGCAGCATCTAAAGCAGCATCTAATGACGAAAGTTTTAAAGATATTGTCGCCGAAATAGAGAAAAAACATCTGGAAGCCCTCAAACAACTGATTCCCGTAAGTGAACAAAGTGGCTTGTTAAGCCATATCAAAAGAATCATAAACCACTTAGAAACTTTACTGGACGGTTGCTTTCTTTTGGGAGAGTTATCCCCAAGAACATCCGATATTATTCTGAGCTTTGGAGAATTATTATCATCTTATATCATTGCCGAAGCCTTAAAACAAAAATTAAAAAACAGCATCTATAAAGACAGCCGTGAGTTGATCAAAACCAATAATCATTTTGGAAAAGCAGCTGTAAACTTTGAAATTACAAACCAACTCATAGCTGATTTTTTTGCTTCAAATACTGCACAGGTAGTTATAATCCCAGGATTTATTGCATCTACTCTTGACGGAATCAACACAACTTTAGGTCGTGGCGGGTCAGATTATACTGCCGCAATTATTGCTGGAGCCCTAAATGCTGAGCAATTAGAAATATGGACTGATGTAAACGGTATGTATACTGCCAATCCAAAAATCGTAAAACAAGCACAACCAATTGCTACAATTTCGTATCAAGAAGCAATGGAATTGTCACATTTTGGTGCCAAAGTACTGTACCCTCCAACAATCCAACCGGTTTTAAAGAAAAACATTCCAATATATATCAAAAATACTTTTGAGCCTACTGCTGAAGGAACTTTGATATCAAATAACATTACACCACATACAAGCCTAGTAAAAGGAATAAGTCATATTGACTGTATTACTTTAATAACATTAGAAGGTTCCGGAATGATTGGAGTTGCAGGTTCTTCTAAAAGGTTATTCGAAGTATTGTCGAACGAAAATATTAATGTAATCTTTATTACTCAAGCTTCATCTGAACATTCTATCTGCATAGGAATTTTAAATTCGGATGCCGAAACTGCTGAAACTGCTATCAATAGTGCTTTCCAATTAGAGATTTCACAAAACAAAATTGATCCCTGCATTGTTGAACAAAACCTATGCATTATCGCTTTAGTGGGTGAAAACATGAAAAATCACCAAGGATTAAGTGGTAGAATGTTTAGCACTTTAGGAAAAAACAATGTTAACATTCGTGCAATTGCCCAAGGTGCTTCAGAAAGAAACATCTCGGTAGTTATTAACGAAAGAGATGTCAAAAAAGCGCTGAATACTTTACACGAAAACTTCTTTGAAGAAAACACTAAGCAATTGAACTTATTTGTGATGGGAGTTGGAAATGTGGGTGAGAAATTCATTGAACAAATTCAGCAACAAAAGAAATTCTTAAGAGATAATTTAAAGATAAACTTAAGAGTTATTGCCCTTTCGAATTCTCGAAAAATGCATTTTGACGAAGATGGAATTTCATTAAAAGAATGGCAATCACTTTTAGCAAATGGTGAAGCAGCCGATAAAGAACAATTTATTGCCAATATCAAATCGCTTAATTTACGCAACAGTATCTTTGTGGATATCACTGCAAATGAAGAAGTGTCAAAAACTTACGAGCATTATTTAAAGCAAAATGTTGCTGTGGTAACTTGTAACAAGATTGCCTGCTCATCTGCCTATGATAATTACAAAAACCTAAAAAACTTATCACGTAAATACAATGCGCCTTTCCTTTTTGAAACTAATGTTGGAGCTGGACTACCAATCATAGATACTGTAAAAAATTTAATTGCATCTGGTGATAAAGTACATAAAATACAAGCCGTTTTGTCAGGAAGCTTGAATTTTATTTTCAATAATTTTAATGAAAATAATACTTTCCATAACGTTGTCAAAGAAGCTGGAATACAAGGGTTTACAGAACCAGATCCAAAGATAGATTTAAGCGGAATAGACGTAGCCAGAAAGATACTTATTTTGATTCGTGAGAGTGGTTATAAAATGGAAATTGATGCTATAGAAAATGAATCTTTCATACCAGCAGAATGTCTTGCTACTACAACAAACGAAGCATTCTTTGAATCATTGCAAAAAAATGCTGCCCATTTTGAGGACATCCATAAAGAAGCTTTGGCTAAAGATTCACGTTTAAAATATGTAGCTCAATTCGAAAATGGAAAAGCAAGTGTAGGTTTACAATTCATTCCAAAGGATCATCCGTTCTACAATTTAGAAGGAAAAGATAATATCGTTTTATTCTATACTGATCGTTACGTAGATCAACCCTTATTGATAAAAGGTGCAGGTGCCGGAGCTGCGGTTACAGCCTCAGGAATTTTTGCCGATGTGATTAGAATAGGAAATGTATAA
- the hutH gene encoding histidine ammonia-lyase, with amino-acid sequence MENTHYISTDLLSFEALHEIIAFNKSVGLSEEAKTNIQKCREYLDAKMASHSEPIYGINTGFGSLCNVKISNENLSKLQENLVKSHSCGTGEEVPNDIVKLMLLLKIQSLSYGHSGVQLQTVERLVDFYNNDVLPVIYTQGSLGASGDLAPLAHLSLPLLGEGEVWFEGKKVKSSEVLKHFGWEPIVLKSKEGLALLNGTQFMSAYGAHILMKANKVSYLADLIGTISLEGFDGRIEPFNELIHYIRPHSGQIATAKRVKEFLDGSEIIEQPKTHVQDPYSFRCIPQVHGASKDALDYVKKVFKTEINSVTDNPNIFIESDEIISGGNFHGQPLALALDFMAIALAELGSISERRTYQLISGLRNLPAFLVDNPGLNSGFMIPQYTAASIASQNKQLATPSSIDSIVSSNGQEDHVSMGANGATKCLRVLNNLERILAIELMNASQAIEYRRPLQSSDFIEMFLKSYREEVSLVKEDRILHYDIEKTVDFLNSFQIEEDLLTLA; translated from the coding sequence ATGGAGAATACACATTATATAAGCACTGATTTACTTTCTTTTGAGGCTTTACATGAAATTATAGCGTTCAATAAATCAGTTGGACTTTCGGAGGAAGCAAAAACAAATATTCAAAAATGTAGAGAATACTTAGATGCCAAAATGGCTTCACATTCGGAACCAATTTATGGTATCAACACTGGTTTTGGATCACTTTGTAATGTAAAAATTTCAAACGAAAATCTGTCGAAACTTCAAGAAAACCTTGTGAAATCACATTCTTGCGGAACAGGGGAGGAAGTACCAAACGATATTGTAAAATTAATGTTGTTGCTTAAAATTCAATCTTTAAGTTACGGTCATTCTGGAGTTCAATTACAAACCGTTGAACGCTTGGTAGATTTTTATAATAATGATGTATTACCTGTAATTTATACTCAGGGATCTCTTGGAGCATCTGGAGATTTGGCTCCTTTGGCACATTTGTCATTACCATTATTAGGAGAGGGAGAAGTTTGGTTTGAAGGAAAAAAAGTAAAATCTAGTGAGGTTTTAAAACATTTTGGTTGGGAACCGATTGTTTTGAAATCAAAAGAAGGATTGGCATTGCTAAACGGAACTCAATTTATGAGTGCATATGGAGCTCATATTTTGATGAAAGCGAATAAGGTTTCTTATTTAGCCGATTTAATTGGAACAATTTCTTTAGAAGGTTTTGATGGTAGAATTGAACCTTTTAATGAGTTGATTCATTATATTCGTCCTCATAGCGGTCAAATTGCGACTGCCAAAAGAGTAAAAGAATTCCTTGATGGAAGTGAAATTATTGAACAGCCTAAAACTCATGTTCAGGATCCTTATTCTTTCCGTTGTATTCCTCAAGTGCACGGAGCATCAAAAGATGCATTAGATTATGTGAAAAAAGTATTCAAAACCGAAATTAATTCGGTAACCGATAATCCTAATATATTCATAGAAAGTGACGAGATTATATCTGGTGGAAATTTTCATGGACAACCTTTGGCTTTGGCACTAGATTTTATGGCTATTGCTTTAGCAGAATTAGGAAGTATATCTGAGCGCAGAACCTATCAGTTGATTTCAGGTTTGCGTAACCTTCCTGCTTTTTTGGTTGATAATCCAGGTTTAAATTCCGGATTTATGATTCCACAATATACAGCAGCTAGTATTGCGAGTCAAAATAAACAATTGGCCACTCCGTCAAGTATAGATAGTATCGTTTCAAGTAACGGACAAGAAGATCACGTAAGTATGGGAGCTAATGGAGCTACCAAATGTTTGCGTGTATTGAACAATTTAGAACGTATTTTGGCCATCGAATTAATGAATGCATCGCAAGCGATTGAATATAGAAGACCTTTACAGTCAAGTGATTTTATCGAAATGTTTTTAAAATCCTACAGAGAAGAAGTTTCTTTGGTAAAAGAAGACAGAATTCTTCATTATGATATCGAGAAAACAGTGGATTTCTTGAATAGTTTTCAGATTGAAGAAGATTTGTTAACATTGGCTTAA
- a CDS encoding GNAT family N-acetyltransferase gives MEIKSLQDTEIDELVTVFNQSFSDYIVPFKITKEQLKDKIKSDNIKLEYSVGAFEDNQLIGFILNGFDFINGNKIAYNAGIGVIPEKRGNKVTIKLFEHIIPKLKKQNVTKIKLEVITENEIAFRTYKKIGFEIIRELNCYKGHVKSEIKSKFKILPLKNFDWELQKSFWDWNPTWQNSINAAENISHLNIRIGAFDANSLIGYLIYNPNSNRIQQFAVNKDYRNQGVGKQLFQYITGENEKEFSLINIPVNSLNTNHFLSNLGLEVYIKQYEMELSL, from the coding sequence ATGGAGATAAAATCACTACAAGATACAGAAATAGACGAGTTAGTAACTGTATTTAATCAATCCTTTTCAGATTATATTGTTCCATTTAAAATCACAAAAGAACAATTAAAAGATAAGATTAAAAGTGATAATATCAAATTAGAATATTCTGTTGGAGCTTTTGAAGACAATCAATTAATAGGCTTCATTCTTAACGGTTTTGATTTTATTAATGGAAATAAAATTGCTTATAATGCTGGTATTGGAGTTATTCCTGAAAAAAGAGGTAATAAAGTAACAATTAAATTATTTGAACACATTATTCCAAAACTAAAAAAACAAAACGTTACCAAAATAAAACTTGAAGTTATTACTGAGAATGAAATTGCATTTAGAACCTATAAAAAAATAGGCTTTGAAATAATCAGAGAACTTAATTGTTATAAAGGTCATGTAAAATCTGAAATCAAATCAAAATTTAAAATTCTTCCTTTAAAAAATTTCGACTGGGAATTACAAAAGTCATTTTGGGATTGGAATCCAACTTGGCAAAATTCAATTAACGCTGCAGAAAACATAAGCCATTTAAACATTAGGATTGGCGCCTTTGATGCCAATTCGCTAATTGGTTATTTAATTTACAATCCAAACAGTAACAGAATTCAACAATTTGCAGTAAATAAAGACTACAGAAATCAGGGTGTGGGGAAACAGTTATTTCAATATATCACAGGAGAAAACGAAAAAGAATTTTCATTAATTAACATCCCCGTCAATTCATTAAACACAAATCATTTTTTATCAAATTTAGGACTTGAAGTCTATATCAAACAATATGAAATGGAATTAAGTTTGTAG
- a CDS encoding inorganic phosphate transporter, protein MTLLIIIIVLALIFDYINGFHDAANAIATVVATKVLSPFQAVVWAAFFNFLAYWVFGLGVANTVAKTADTSEITLVVILAGVVAAIIWNLFTWWQGIPSSSSHTLIGGFAGAAIAHAISLHGFSDYSVVQDGAQVTKHWYDVVSWYKAGKDGGMPSGVIIIIAFIVLAPLLGALISYFISIWLLYSSKKSIYPKLFTIALMIASIWFIYGEMVPFDKIEKPRFESHFWSIIFESHNIKWFLVAFIILSISVFTLIFSSLNLNRADAVLRKMQLLSSAAFSLGHGGNDSQKVMGIIAAAVAVYIKTTGVDIISLPEWLQVVLPDDDKGIKGVMPEWIPLACYTVIALGTLSGGWKIVKTMGSKITKVTSFEGVAAETAGALTLYFTEHFKVPVSTTHTITGSIIGVGLTKRVSAVRWGVTISLLWAWVLTIPVSALLAALCYYFLCLFF, encoded by the coding sequence ATGACTTTACTCATAATTATTATAGTTCTAGCATTAATTTTTGACTACATCAATGGTTTTCACGATGCGGCCAATGCTATTGCTACAGTTGTTGCTACGAAGGTTTTATCGCCATTTCAGGCGGTAGTTTGGGCAGCTTTTTTCAACTTCCTGGCGTATTGGGTTTTTGGTTTGGGTGTTGCAAATACCGTTGCTAAAACAGCCGATACAAGCGAAATTACACTAGTTGTAATTCTTGCGGGTGTTGTTGCGGCGATTATTTGGAATTTATTCACTTGGTGGCAGGGGATTCCTTCCAGTTCCTCACATACTTTAATTGGTGGTTTTGCCGGTGCAGCGATCGCTCACGCCATTTCTTTGCATGGATTTTCGGATTATTCGGTAGTTCAGGACGGAGCGCAGGTTACTAAACATTGGTACGATGTGGTGTCATGGTATAAGGCCGGAAAAGATGGAGGAATGCCTTCCGGAGTGATAATCATTATTGCATTTATTGTGCTTGCCCCTTTGTTGGGAGCTTTGATTTCGTATTTCATTTCCATTTGGTTGTTATATTCTTCGAAGAAAAGTATATATCCTAAGTTGTTTACCATTGCATTGATGATAGCATCAATTTGGTTTATTTATGGTGAAATGGTACCGTTTGATAAAATCGAAAAACCACGTTTTGAATCTCATTTTTGGAGCATTATATTTGAATCCCATAATATAAAATGGTTTTTGGTGGCATTCATTATATTGTCTATTTCAGTTTTTACGCTAATATTCAGTAGTTTAAATTTGAATAGAGCAGACGCTGTTTTGAGAAAAATGCAATTACTTTCATCGGCAGCTTTTAGTTTGGGTCACGGAGGTAATGATTCACAAAAAGTAATGGGAATTATTGCTGCGGCTGTGGCTGTTTATATTAAGACTACAGGTGTTGATATTATTAGTTTGCCGGAATGGCTTCAGGTAGTATTACCAGACGATGACAAAGGAATAAAAGGGGTAATGCCAGAATGGATTCCATTAGCATGTTATACGGTAATTGCCTTAGGGACATTGAGTGGCGGTTGGAAAATCGTAAAAACAATGGGGTCTAAAATTACCAAAGTTACATCTTTTGAAGGTGTTGCGGCTGAGACAGCCGGTGCTTTGACACTTTATTTTACGGAGCATTTTAAAGTTCCTGTAAGTACAACCCACACTATTACGGGGTCAATTATCGGTGTTGGATTAACCAAAAGGGTTTCTGCTGTACGCTGGGGTGTTACTATAAGTTTACTTTGGGCGTGGGTATTGACCATTCCTGTTTCGGCTTTATTGGCAGCTTTATGTTACTACTTCTTGTGTTTATTCTTCTAG